One window from the genome of Aeromonas sp. FDAARGOS 1405 encodes:
- a CDS encoding LPS O-antigen chain length determinant protein WzzB: MKEKSPDVPAQWVVPAASDEIDFRELMLVLWRQKLLIVLIAGVFAVCGISYALLAPQQWSASAVVAEPKPEDMTPMLKVAKHATALGLSGFPSGKDLHQEFILEFNSYENRRNYLKASPLFAEVVKNHGLDSKAQVRWLRDWSKSVTAQPVDKKGEVPGVELKFAAPTSERSLAMLEEYIDYIVRMQQKQLTHRLTEQRDLQLDGMKTEYLIMQEDTKRALQQEIIELAMANKVAKAAGVSAPLENYNVRDRLLISLGSKGLEEKLSLLKSIDLEVYQPKLQSLQVKMARLKSISLDGISFRPFSYLDAPDEALSRDKPKRPLIVVLATLLGGMVGIGIVLIRHAFRRPEEA; encoded by the coding sequence ATGAAAGAAAAAAGTCCAGATGTACCGGCACAGTGGGTAGTACCTGCTGCCTCTGATGAGATTGATTTTCGTGAGCTGATGCTGGTGTTGTGGCGCCAGAAGCTGCTGATAGTGCTTATTGCTGGCGTATTTGCAGTGTGTGGTATCTCTTATGCGTTGTTGGCTCCGCAGCAGTGGTCAGCTTCGGCAGTGGTTGCAGAGCCTAAGCCGGAGGACATGACTCCGATGCTGAAAGTGGCAAAGCATGCAACTGCATTGGGTCTTAGCGGTTTTCCCAGTGGAAAAGATCTACACCAGGAATTTATTCTGGAGTTCAACAGTTACGAGAATCGCCGTAACTATCTCAAAGCCAGCCCTTTATTTGCAGAGGTTGTAAAAAACCATGGGTTGGATAGCAAGGCGCAGGTGCGTTGGCTGCGCGACTGGAGTAAATCTGTCACTGCTCAGCCCGTAGATAAGAAGGGGGAGGTGCCGGGTGTTGAGCTCAAGTTTGCGGCCCCTACCTCCGAGAGGTCGCTGGCAATGTTAGAAGAGTATATTGATTATATTGTCAGAATGCAGCAGAAGCAGTTGACACACCGGCTTACTGAACAGCGTGATCTGCAGTTGGATGGCATGAAAACTGAGTACCTGATCATGCAGGAGGACACTAAACGTGCCCTGCAACAGGAAATAATAGAATTGGCGATGGCTAACAAAGTAGCCAAAGCGGCTGGAGTCAGTGCTCCATTGGAAAATTATAACGTTCGGGATCGTCTCCTCATTTCTTTGGGTTCGAAAGGTTTGGAGGAAAAACTGTCATTACTGAAATCCATCGACCTTGAGGTTTATCAACCCAAATTGCAGTCTCTGCAGGTAAAGATGGCACGTTTAAAAAGCATATCTTTGGACGGTATTTCATTTCGTCCTTTCTCCTATCTTGATGCTCCAGATGAAGCCCTTAGCCGTGACAAGCCGAAACGTCCCTTGATTGTGGTGTTGGCGACCCTGCTTGGAGGAATGGTTGGTATTGGTATTGTTCTGATTCGCCATGCATTTCGCCGACCAGAAGAGGCATAA
- the wecA gene encoding UDP-N-acetylglucosamine--undecaprenyl-phosphate N-acetylglucosaminephosphotransferase translates to MEYATFFITAFIFLFFLRKVAKKINLVDRPNERKLHQGAIPLVGGISIYLTLMLALWFKPDLLTSSDIYVLCASVLVIMGAIDDKYDVDYRIRLVVQILISCAMIFGAGLSLKSLGGLAFGHEIVLGPLGYIVTVFAVLGAINAFNMVDGIDGLLGGLTLVTFGGLAYLNYIDEQLLLARFCLLMMIVVIPYVILNLGFPFGTRRKVFMGDAGSMLIGFTVIWTLLQGTQGPKAQMYPVTALWLIAIPLIDMVAIMIRRIRKGHSPFKPDREHLHHICMRAGLSPNQALCFICFLATACAVIGIYFESIRAPELLSFILFLCFFMLYFWGLNSIWRFLAWIRRKQ, encoded by the coding sequence ATGGAATATGCAACATTTTTCATTACAGCTTTTATATTCTTATTTTTTTTACGAAAGGTGGCTAAAAAAATAAATCTAGTTGATCGACCTAACGAGCGAAAACTACACCAAGGCGCAATTCCTTTGGTTGGTGGCATTTCTATATATTTGACTTTGATGTTGGCGTTATGGTTCAAACCTGACTTATTAACTAGTTCAGATATCTATGTTTTGTGTGCCTCGGTCTTGGTTATCATGGGTGCAATAGACGATAAATATGATGTTGACTATCGTATTCGCTTGGTCGTGCAGATATTAATCTCTTGCGCCATGATCTTTGGTGCTGGACTTTCTCTAAAAAGTTTGGGGGGGTTAGCATTTGGCCATGAAATTGTATTAGGGCCTCTTGGTTATATTGTGACTGTTTTTGCCGTTCTGGGCGCCATCAATGCTTTTAATATGGTTGATGGTATCGATGGCTTGCTAGGCGGGCTAACTCTAGTCACCTTTGGTGGGTTAGCGTACCTTAATTATATTGATGAACAGTTATTATTGGCTCGCTTCTGTTTATTGATGATGATTGTTGTCATCCCCTATGTCATTCTTAATCTTGGATTTCCTTTTGGAACGCGTCGCAAGGTTTTTATGGGGGATGCAGGGAGTATGTTGATAGGCTTTACGGTTATCTGGACCTTGCTACAAGGTACGCAGGGTCCTAAAGCGCAGATGTATCCTGTCACAGCATTATGGTTAATTGCTATACCGTTGATTGATATGGTAGCGATTATGATTAGGCGCATTCGTAAAGGACACTCCCCCTTTAAACCTGACAGAGAACATTTACATCATATATGTATGCGTGCGGGGTTATCTCCTAATCAGGCGTTATGCTTTATTTGTTTTTTGGCAACAGCATGTGCTGTAATTGGTATTTACTTCGAGTCAATACGGGCTCCTGAATTATTAAGTTTTATTCTTTTTTTATGTTTTTTTATGCTCTATTTTTGGGGTTTGAATTCAATATGGCGTTTTTTAGCTTGGATTAGGCGGAAACAATGA
- a CDS encoding DUF1972 domain-containing protein has translation MNNVAVIGTVGIPACYGGFESLVQNLVDFQSDSVKYHIFCSSHAYQIKSDNYKDASLLYLPIKANGVSSIPYDILSLIICLKKKPDVTLILGVSGCLFLPIYRLFSSSRIVTNIDGLEWRRDKWGWLTKKFLKFSEKLAVRFSDTVVSDNQGIADYVMDEYGVVSEVIAYGGDHALQVEHQENYVKDDFYLSLCRIEPENNIELILTAFSKSREKLCFIGNWEASEYGRALKSRFSHYENIEIVDPIYDISVLYKMRRQCKGYVHGHSAGGTNPSLVEAMQFGMPIYAFDCIFNRYTTDNSALYFNSIETLRQLIEKYDEHVVHSGERMKQIASDNYQWCSIVDKYEQLFV, from the coding sequence ATGAATAATGTTGCTGTAATTGGTACTGTCGGTATACCGGCTTGCTATGGCGGTTTTGAATCTTTAGTGCAAAATCTTGTCGACTTTCAGTCAGACAGTGTAAAATATCATATATTTTGCTCTTCTCACGCTTATCAAATAAAATCTGATAATTATAAAGATGCTTCGTTGTTATATCTCCCGATCAAGGCTAATGGGGTCTCTAGTATACCCTATGATATATTAAGTCTGATAATTTGCCTTAAGAAAAAACCTGATGTCACATTGATATTGGGGGTCTCTGGTTGTTTGTTCTTACCCATCTATCGGTTGTTTAGTTCGTCACGTATTGTTACGAATATTGATGGACTGGAGTGGCGGCGCGATAAGTGGGGATGGCTGACAAAAAAATTTTTGAAATTTTCGGAAAAACTTGCTGTTCGTTTTTCAGATACTGTCGTATCAGATAATCAGGGTATCGCTGATTATGTAATGGATGAATATGGTGTTGTCAGTGAGGTCATAGCTTATGGTGGGGACCATGCATTACAAGTCGAGCACCAGGAAAATTATGTCAAAGATGATTTTTATCTTTCACTTTGTCGGATAGAGCCTGAGAATAATATTGAATTGATCCTGACTGCCTTTTCTAAATCTAGAGAGAAATTGTGCTTCATTGGTAACTGGGAGGCAAGTGAATATGGACGTGCGCTTAAAAGCAGGTTTTCGCATTATGAAAATATAGAGATTGTTGATCCTATCTATGATATCTCCGTGCTCTATAAGATGAGAAGGCAATGTAAGGGATACGTGCATGGTCATTCTGCTGGTGGTACCAATCCTTCTTTGGTTGAAGCCATGCAATTTGGCATGCCAATATATGCATTTGATTGTATTTTCAATCGCTATACTACAGATAACAGTGCTCTATATTTTAATAGCATAGAAACGTTGCGCCAGCTTATTGAAAAGTATGATGAACATGTAGTTCATTCTGGGGAGAGGATGAAGCAAATTGCAAGTGATAATTATCAATGGTGTAGTATCGTCGATAAATATGAACAGCTTTTCGTTTAA